In Microbacterium sp. AB, a single genomic region encodes these proteins:
- a CDS encoding Gfo/Idh/MocA family protein, translating into MSGPEPVGVGFIGAGMISDTYLEHLGQFPDVKVVAVGDIDVVRAGAQAEKHGVPFSGTPDQILAHPDVELVVNLTIPAVHAEVSLAAIEAGKHVWSEKPIAVDYASGQELVSRAAEKGLRVGIAPDTVLGRGVQSALRAIARGEIGRPLGATTAMMSLGPDKWHPNPEFFFAAGAGPVFDMGPYYLTTLVNVFGSVARASAFGLTSTPTRTVRAGERTGAEFPVSVPTHVNANLEFVEGGTSQSVFSWESALTRMGVVEITGTEGTLSVPDPNMFEGPLRLLRAPTASNPKPEWEDLVSDGVVGGRGLGIVDLVRGIRSGRPHRASGDMGLHVLETMIAIDASVSTGQTVAVESRVERPAPIPAEWTPYAV; encoded by the coding sequence GTGAGCGGACCGGAACCCGTCGGCGTCGGCTTCATCGGCGCGGGCATGATCAGCGACACCTACCTCGAGCATCTCGGGCAGTTCCCCGACGTGAAGGTCGTGGCCGTCGGGGACATCGACGTCGTGCGCGCCGGTGCGCAGGCCGAGAAGCACGGCGTGCCGTTCTCGGGGACGCCCGACCAGATCCTCGCGCACCCCGACGTCGAGCTCGTCGTGAACCTCACGATCCCGGCCGTGCACGCCGAGGTCTCCCTCGCCGCGATCGAGGCGGGCAAGCACGTCTGGAGCGAGAAGCCCATCGCGGTCGACTACGCGTCCGGCCAGGAGCTCGTGAGCCGCGCCGCGGAGAAGGGCCTGCGCGTCGGCATCGCCCCCGACACCGTGCTCGGCCGGGGCGTGCAGAGCGCCCTGCGCGCCATCGCGCGCGGGGAGATCGGCCGCCCGCTCGGCGCGACCACCGCCATGATGAGCCTCGGCCCCGACAAGTGGCATCCGAACCCCGAGTTCTTCTTCGCCGCCGGTGCCGGCCCGGTCTTCGACATGGGGCCGTACTACCTCACGACGCTCGTGAACGTGTTCGGCTCCGTGGCGCGCGCCTCGGCGTTCGGCCTCACGAGCACGCCCACGCGCACCGTGCGCGCGGGCGAGCGCACGGGCGCGGAGTTCCCCGTCAGCGTGCCGACGCACGTCAACGCGAACCTGGAGTTCGTCGAGGGGGGCACGTCGCAGAGCGTCTTCAGCTGGGAGTCGGCGCTCACGCGGATGGGCGTCGTCGAGATCACGGGAACCGAGGGGACGCTCTCCGTCCCCGACCCGAACATGTTCGAGGGGCCGCTGCGGCTCCTGCGCGCGCCCACGGCGTCGAACCCGAAGCCCGAGTGGGAGGACCTCGTGTCCGACGGCGTCGTCGGAGGCCGTGGGCTCGGCATCGTCGACCTCGTGCGCGGCATCCGCTCCGGCCGGCCGCACAGGGCCTCCGGCGACATGGGCCTGCACGTGCTCGAGACGATGATCGCGATCGACGCCTCCGTCTCGACGGGGCAGACCGTCGCCGTCGAGAGCCGCGTCGAGCGCCCGGCGCCGATCCCGGCCGAGTGGACTCCCTATGCCGTCTGA
- a CDS encoding sugar phosphate isomerase/epimerase family protein — MSAAPAIALQLYSLRDAVAQDAAATLARVAEIGFDQVELYNIVEWRSLLESGLAANGLAAPTAHAVLSSGEPETFFEAAQALGVKTLIDPFIAAERWQSRDEVLRVADELAGHADAAKAYGLSFGYHNHFWEVEGRLDGETALEVLAGALPDEVVLEVDAYWAAVGGADVPALLSSLGPRVRFLHIKDAPLVDGALSKDREDQLPAGQGDIDWPPVLAAAPQAELLVVEFDEYRGDIFEGIAQGLAGTRALLGA, encoded by the coding sequence ATGTCCGCCGCCCCCGCCATCGCCCTCCAGCTCTACTCGCTCCGCGATGCGGTGGCGCAGGACGCCGCGGCGACGCTCGCGCGCGTCGCCGAGATCGGGTTCGACCAGGTCGAGCTCTACAACATCGTCGAGTGGCGGTCGCTGCTCGAGAGCGGTCTCGCCGCCAACGGGCTCGCCGCGCCGACCGCGCACGCCGTGCTGTCGAGCGGCGAGCCCGAGACGTTCTTCGAGGCCGCCCAGGCGCTCGGCGTGAAGACGCTCATCGACCCCTTCATCGCCGCCGAGCGGTGGCAGAGCCGCGACGAGGTGCTGCGCGTCGCCGACGAGCTCGCAGGGCACGCGGACGCGGCGAAGGCGTACGGACTCTCCTTCGGCTACCACAACCACTTCTGGGAGGTCGAGGGCCGGCTCGACGGCGAGACGGCGCTGGAGGTGCTCGCGGGCGCCCTCCCCGACGAGGTCGTCCTCGAGGTGGACGCATACTGGGCGGCGGTCGGAGGGGCCGACGTCCCGGCGCTCCTGTCCTCCCTCGGCCCGCGCGTGCGCTTCCTGCACATCAAGGACGCGCCCCTCGTCGACGGTGCCCTCAGCAAGGACCGGGAGGACCAGCTGCCCGCCGGCCAGGGCGACATCGACTGGCCCCCCGTGCTCGCGGCGGCGCCGCAGGCCGAGCTGCTCGTCGTCGAGTTCGACGAGTACCGCGGCGACATCTTCGAGGGGATCGCGCAGGGCCTCGCGGGGACCCGAGCGCTGCTCGGCGCATGA